The Clostridium sporogenes genome contains a region encoding:
- the prdC gene encoding proline reductase-associated electron transfer protein PrdC: MQKLYPILLKQHIGRVNKPVVKLGDRVEKGTLVAIPEGMGANIHASVSGIIKSINENEIIVEADEVQKDEFKPLESSNNILDLIQDAGIVGMGGAGFPTHIKMDVDLNGGIVIANAVECEPLLAHNINQIVNEPELIYKGLCYAMQAVNASKGIFGIKSKNVEAISSLKNIIKDSNIKIVELPDMYPMGEERAIIREVLGKLLEPSQLPLEANAVVSNVETLAKIAEAVELKKPVISKNITVVGKLKNGLKSQVFMNVPIGTTIRELIESAGGIDGEYGEIILGGPFTGRSAQMDEPITKTSGGIIVTMPFLKETRNMGLLVCACGGNENRLREIAANMEANVVGVEKCKQAVEFKGNLKCENPGNCPGQAEKILNLKKSGAEVVLISNCSDCTNTVMCVAPKLKMPVYHITDHVMRTVNHPLIRRLK, translated from the coding sequence TTGCAGAAACTATATCCTATTTTATTAAAGCAACATATAGGAAGAGTTAACAAGCCAGTTGTTAAGCTAGGAGATAGAGTAGAGAAAGGTACTTTGGTAGCTATTCCAGAAGGCATGGGGGCTAATATACATGCTAGTGTAAGTGGAATAATTAAAAGTATTAATGAAAATGAAATAATTGTAGAAGCAGATGAAGTACAAAAAGATGAGTTTAAACCTTTGGAAAGTAGCAATAATATATTGGATTTAATTCAGGATGCTGGAATAGTAGGAATGGGTGGAGCAGGATTTCCTACTCACATTAAAATGGATGTTGATTTAAATGGCGGAATAGTTATTGCTAATGCTGTAGAATGTGAACCTTTATTGGCTCATAATATAAATCAAATTGTTAATGAACCAGAACTTATTTATAAGGGTCTATGTTATGCTATGCAAGCAGTAAATGCTAGTAAAGGTATTTTTGGAATAAAATCTAAAAATGTTGAAGCTATTTCTTCACTTAAAAATATAATAAAAGATAGCAATATTAAAATAGTAGAATTGCCTGATATGTATCCTATGGGTGAGGAAAGAGCAATAATTAGAGAAGTTCTTGGAAAATTACTTGAACCAAGTCAATTACCATTAGAAGCTAATGCTGTTGTTTCTAATGTAGAGACTTTGGCTAAGATTGCTGAAGCAGTAGAATTAAAAAAGCCAGTTATAAGTAAGAATATTACTGTAGTAGGGAAATTAAAAAATGGATTAAAATCTCAAGTATTTATGAATGTACCTATAGGTACAACTATAAGAGAACTTATAGAATCAGCAGGTGGTATAGATGGGGAATATGGTGAAATAATTCTAGGAGGTCCTTTTACAGGACGTAGTGCTCAAATGGATGAACCTATTACAAAAACAAGTGGTGGAATAATAGTAACCATGCCATTTTTAAAAGAAACTAGAAATATGGGATTATTGGTATGTGCCTGTGGAGGTAATGAAAATAGATTAAGGGAAATAGCTGCCAATATGGAGGCTAATGTAGTAGGAGTGGAAAAATGTAAACAAGCTGTAGAGTTTAAAGGAAATTTGAAATGTGAAAATCCTGGAAATTGCCCAGGACAAGCTGAGAAAATTCTTAACCTAAAAAAGAGTGGTGCGGAGGTTGTTTTAATCAGTAATTGTAGTGATTGTACTAATACAGTTATGTGTGTTGCACCAAAATTAAAAATGCCTGTTTATCATATTACAGATCATGTAATGCGTACTGTAAATCACCCATTAATTCGTAGATTAAAATAA
- a CDS encoding YjjI family glycine radical enzyme, translated as MNNILDIIKNKTLTYEQKVLSLAREAENSLDVLNLSSDIQNLRNEGIMCDLNEGDAPYRPRYICPDYEKFMKQGSEFLKLNPPKDIWEATNNLLILYKHVPSITSMPVYIGNIDTLLDPFIEDELEAYKAIKLFLLHIDRTITDSFCHANIGPKETRAGRLILKAQRELQTAIPNITLKYGKETSNEFAIDSINTALITAKPSFANHEIFSKDFPYNNYGIASCYNGLYIGGGSFTLVRLNLYAAAKKASSIEDFLDNVLPDVMTKMSNYIDKRINFIVNESNFFESSFLVREKLIHKDRFTAMFGMFGLAECVNHLLKASELKDRFGHSEKANKLGIKIIEEMYNIVNSNVNEYCSATDGHFLLHAQVGIETDKGTSPGCRIPIGEEPNLPTHLLQSAKFHKYFPSGIGDIFPFEVTAKKNPESILDIINGAFNEGMRYFSFYSSDSDVIRITGYLVKLSDIKKLDKGEQVLQDTVALGLGAVKNSRILERKVRDDA; from the coding sequence TTGAATAACATTTTAGATATAATAAAAAATAAGACTTTAACTTATGAACAAAAAGTTTTATCTCTTGCTCGTGAAGCTGAAAATTCATTAGATGTACTTAACCTTTCTTCGGATATACAAAATTTAAGAAATGAAGGTATTATGTGTGATTTAAATGAAGGTGATGCACCTTATAGACCTAGATATATTTGTCCTGATTATGAGAAATTTATGAAACAAGGTAGTGAATTTCTTAAGTTAAATCCTCCAAAGGATATTTGGGAAGCTACAAATAACTTACTTATATTATATAAACACGTTCCTTCTATAACATCTATGCCTGTTTATATAGGAAATATTGATACTCTTTTAGATCCTTTTATAGAAGATGAATTAGAAGCTTATAAAGCAATAAAATTATTTTTACTTCATATAGATAGAACTATAACAGATTCTTTTTGCCATGCTAATATAGGTCCTAAAGAGACTAGGGCTGGAAGACTTATATTAAAAGCACAAAGAGAACTTCAAACTGCTATACCAAACATAACTTTAAAATATGGAAAAGAAACTTCAAATGAGTTTGCTATTGACTCTATAAATACAGCTTTAATTACAGCTAAACCTAGTTTTGCAAATCATGAAATCTTTTCAAAGGACTTTCCTTATAACAATTATGGTATAGCTAGTTGTTATAATGGCTTATATATAGGTGGTGGTAGCTTTACCCTTGTAAGACTAAACCTTTATGCTGCTGCTAAAAAAGCTTCATCTATAGAAGATTTCTTAGATAATGTTTTACCTGATGTTATGACAAAAATGAGTAATTATATAGATAAAAGAATAAATTTTATAGTAAATGAAAGTAACTTTTTCGAAAGTAGCTTTTTAGTAAGAGAAAAATTAATACACAAAGATAGATTTACAGCTATGTTTGGTATGTTTGGATTAGCTGAATGCGTTAATCATTTATTAAAAGCTAGTGAGCTAAAAGATAGATTTGGTCATAGTGAGAAAGCTAACAAACTAGGTATAAAAATAATAGAAGAAATGTACAACATAGTAAACAGTAATGTAAATGAATATTGTTCAGCTACAGATGGTCACTTTTTACTACATGCTCAAGTAGGTATAGAAACAGATAAAGGAACAAGTCCTGGTTGCAGAATACCTATTGGTGAAGAACCTAATTTACCTACTCATTTACTTCAAAGTGCTAAATTCCATAAATATTTTCCATCTGGTATAGGTGATATATTCCCATTTGAAGTTACTGCAAAGAAGAATCCTGAGTCTATATTAGATATAATAAATGGAGCTTTTAATGAAGGAATGAGATATTTCTCCTTTTACTCTTCAGATAGCGATGTAATTAGAATAACAGGTTATCTTGTTAAATTATCTGATATTAAAAAATTAGATAAAGGTGAGCAAGTTCTTCAAGACACAGTAGCTTTAGGTTTAGGGGCAGTTAAAAATTCTAGAATCCTAGAAAGAAAGGTAAGAGATGATGCTTAG
- a CDS encoding YjjW family glycine radical enzyme activase: MLRGLVNKIIPFSSVDGPGNRTAIFFQGCNFDCKYCHNPETINTCKACGTCAFVCPYGAVEFLGDSVKWDENKCKNCGLCLEKCKNNCGPRNKYMSVGEIIKEILKTKPFISGITVSGGECTLQKDFLIDLFEKIKLLGLTIFIDTNGSLDFSKNPKLTELMDMAMVDVKSFDNEEHKMLTKRNNDIVLKNVRYLASINKLYEIRTVIVPDLLDNKNNVFEISKLIASLNPNIRYKLIKYRPMGIRKEKIESKIPTNEYMENLKNMALKNGCKNIIIL; encoded by the coding sequence ATGCTTAGAGGATTAGTTAATAAAATAATCCCTTTTAGTTCTGTAGATGGTCCTGGAAACAGGACCGCTATATTTTTTCAGGGATGTAATTTTGATTGTAAATATTGCCATAACCCTGAAACTATAAATACCTGCAAAGCTTGTGGAACCTGTGCCTTTGTCTGTCCTTATGGTGCTGTAGAATTTTTAGGTGATTCTGTAAAATGGGATGAAAATAAATGTAAAAACTGCGGTCTATGCCTAGAAAAATGTAAAAATAATTGTGGTCCAAGAAATAAATATATGAGTGTTGGGGAAATTATAAAAGAAATATTAAAAACGAAACCTTTTATATCCGGTATCACTGTATCTGGGGGAGAATGTACTCTTCAAAAAGATTTTTTAATAGACTTATTCGAAAAAATTAAACTTTTGGGTCTTACCATTTTTATAGATACTAATGGTTCTTTAGATTTTTCTAAAAATCCTAAACTTACAGAGTTAATGGATATGGCTATGGTTGATGTAAAATCCTTTGATAATGAAGAACATAAAATGCTTACAAAACGGAATAATGATATAGTACTTAAAAATGTTAGATATTTAGCTAGCATAAATAAATTATATGAAATAAGAACTGTTATAGTTCCAGACCTTCTAGATAATAAAAATAACGTATTTGAAATAAGTAAACTTATAGCCTCTTTAAATCCTAATATAAGATATAAACTTATAAAGTATAGACCTATGGGGATCAGAAAAGAAAAAATAGAATCAAAAATACCAACAAATGAATATATGGAAAATCTTAAAAATATGGCATTAAAAAATGGTTGTAAAAATATAATAATATTATAA
- a CDS encoding TM1266 family iron-only hydrogenase system putative regulator yields the protein MRKIAVISAILEDPKNCQQKFNEIIADFKGIVKGRMGIPFEEEGVSVISITVTGTLDQINSLTGKLGNIENIYVKTSISKKEI from the coding sequence ATGAGGAAAATAGCTGTTATTAGCGCTATCTTAGAAGATCCTAAAAATTGTCAACAAAAATTCAATGAAATAATAGCTGATTTTAAAGGTATTGTAAAAGGTAGAATGGGTATACCCTTTGAAGAAGAAGGGGTATCTGTAATCTCCATTACTGTAACTGGAACACTAGATCAAATTAATAGTCTCACAGGTAAACTAGGAAATATAGAAAATATATATGTAAAAACATCCATATCTAAGAAAGAGATATAA
- the hydE gene encoding [FeFe] hydrogenase H-cluster radical SAM maturase HydE gives MKKLLKEIIDELYKKNNTSGEKLLYLINNIDKDSKKYLTSKAYETRLKYYANKVYLRGLIEFTNYCKNSCLYCGISYRNNNAQRYRLSKEEILNCCKKGYSLGYRTFVLQGGEDPYYTDDKIINIIKSIKNLFPDCAITLSIGEKSYETYKKFYEAGADRYLLRHETASKNLYEKLHPDMSFENRRLCLKNLKKIGYQVGAGFMIGLPNQTNEDYVNDLIFLKELKPHMVGIGPFIPHKDTVLKNQSAGTLEDTTTLLAFIRLLLPEVLLPATTALGTINPIGREEGLKSGANVVMPNLSPTNVRNKYMLYDNKICTGDEAAECRKCIENRINSAGFSLDLTRGDNILWRRI, from the coding sequence ATGAAAAAACTATTAAAAGAAATTATTGATGAACTATATAAAAAAAACAATACCTCAGGTGAAAAACTTTTATATTTGATCAACAATATTGATAAAGATAGTAAAAAATATCTAACGTCTAAAGCTTATGAAACTAGATTAAAATACTATGCTAACAAAGTTTATTTAAGAGGACTAATAGAATTCACAAACTATTGTAAAAATAGTTGTCTATATTGTGGTATATCCTATAGAAATAATAATGCTCAAAGATATAGACTGTCTAAAGAAGAAATACTAAATTGTTGCAAAAAAGGATATTCTTTAGGTTATAGAACTTTTGTACTTCAAGGTGGAGAAGATCCTTACTATACAGATGATAAAATTATTAACATTATAAAATCTATAAAAAACTTATTCCCAGACTGTGCTATAACATTATCTATTGGTGAAAAAAGTTACGAAACATATAAAAAATTTTATGAAGCAGGAGCAGATAGATATTTACTAAGGCATGAAACTGCTTCCAAAAACTTATATGAAAAGCTTCATCCTGATATGAGTTTTGAAAACAGACGCTTATGTTTAAAAAACTTAAAAAAAATAGGCTATCAAGTTGGTGCTGGTTTCATGATAGGGCTACCTAATCAAACAAATGAAGACTATGTAAATGACTTAATATTTTTGAAAGAATTAAAACCTCATATGGTTGGTATAGGTCCTTTTATTCCTCATAAAGATACTGTACTTAAAAATCAATCTGCTGGAACATTAGAAGATACTACTACTTTATTAGCTTTTATAAGGTTACTTTTACCTGAGGTTTTATTACCAGCAACTACAGCTTTAGGCACAATAAATCCTATAGGCCGTGAAGAAGGCTTAAAATCGGGAGCTAATGTAGTTATGCCAAATCTTTCTCCTACTAACGTTAGAAACAAATATATGCTATATGATAATAAAATTTGTACTGGTGATGAGGCTGCAGAATGCAGAAAGTGCATAGAAAATAGAATTAATAGTGCTGGTTTTTCTCTAGATTTAACTAGAGGAGATAATATTTTATGGAGGCGAATATAA
- the hydG gene encoding [FeFe] hydrogenase H-cluster radical SAM maturase HydG: MFINHDYIENLLKEAESSTNEDIEKVLDKACSNEKLTHKDIAILLQIKDKKLLSKMFKIAGNIKKSIYGNRIVLFAPLYISDYCVNNCVYCGYKSCNSFERRKLTQEEIRTEVKILEKMGHKRLALEAGEDPVNCDINYILESIKTIYDTQNENGNIRRINVNIAATTVENYKKLKGANIGTYILFQETYHKPTYEKMHPNCLKDSYEYHLTSFDRAMEGGIDDVGAGVLFGLSNYKFEVLGLMLHNQHLEEKYGVGFHTISVPRLKKAEGMNLKMFPHLVDDETFKQIVAILRIAVPFTGIILSTRESAEMRKEVIEYGVSQVSAGSCAGVGGYKEREEGKNTNQFIIADHRSHLDVLKELIEDGHIPSYCTGCYRKGRTGDRFMSLAKSGNIQYVCQPNAIMTLMEFLLDYGDAELKEKGEKLIKEEINKIEREDIKNTVIKNIERIKNGERDLFF; this comes from the coding sequence ATGTTTATAAATCATGATTATATAGAAAATTTATTAAAAGAAGCTGAAAGTTCTACAAATGAAGATATAGAAAAGGTTTTAGATAAAGCCTGTAGTAATGAGAAGTTAACTCATAAAGATATAGCTATACTTCTCCAAATAAAAGACAAAAAATTATTATCTAAAATGTTTAAAATCGCTGGAAACATAAAAAAATCTATATATGGTAATAGAATTGTTTTATTTGCTCCTCTATATATTAGTGACTACTGCGTCAATAATTGTGTATATTGTGGTTATAAAAGCTGTAATAGCTTTGAAAGAAGAAAGTTAACCCAAGAAGAAATTAGAACTGAAGTTAAAATTCTTGAAAAAATGGGACATAAACGATTAGCTTTAGAAGCTGGAGAAGATCCTGTAAACTGTGATATAAATTATATATTAGAAAGTATAAAAACTATATATGATACGCAAAATGAAAATGGAAATATAAGAAGAATAAACGTTAACATCGCAGCTACTACTGTTGAAAATTATAAAAAATTAAAAGGAGCTAATATAGGAACTTATATATTATTTCAAGAAACTTATCATAAACCTACCTATGAAAAAATGCACCCTAATTGCTTAAAAGATAGCTATGAATATCATCTAACTTCATTTGATAGAGCAATGGAAGGTGGCATAGATGATGTAGGTGCTGGAGTTCTCTTTGGTTTATCTAACTATAAATTTGAAGTTTTAGGATTGATGCTTCATAATCAACATCTAGAAGAAAAATATGGCGTAGGATTCCATACTATCTCAGTCCCTAGACTAAAAAAAGCTGAAGGAATGAACCTTAAAATGTTTCCGCATTTAGTAGATGATGAAACTTTTAAACAAATAGTAGCTATACTAAGAATAGCTGTACCTTTCACTGGTATAATATTATCCACAAGAGAAAGTGCAGAAATGAGAAAAGAAGTGATTGAATATGGTGTTTCTCAAGTAAGTGCTGGTTCTTGTGCTGGAGTTGGTGGCTACAAAGAAAGAGAAGAAGGAAAAAATACTAACCAATTTATCATTGCAGATCATAGAAGTCATTTAGATGTTTTAAAAGAATTGATTGAAGATGGTCATATTCCAAGTTATTGTACAGGTTGTTATAGAAAAGGTAGAACTGGTGATAGATTTATGAGCCTTGCTAAATCTGGAAATATTCAATATGTATGTCAACCTAATGCTATAATGACTTTAATGGAATTTCTATTAGATTATGGTGATGCTGAGCTAAAGGAAAAAGGTGAAAAACTAATAAAAGAAGAAATAAATAAAATAGAAAGAGAAGATATTAAAAATACAGTTATTAAAAATATAGAAAGAATAAAAAATGGTGAACGAGACTTATTTTTTTAG
- the hydF gene encoding [FeFe] hydrogenase H-cluster maturation GTPase HydF, protein MNTTPNANRIHVTFIGKTNSGKSSLMNALIGQNISIVSPIEGTTTDPVSKAMELIPLGPVLFTDTAGLEDNTELGKIRIEKTLNTLLKTDFAVYVMSAEDIDINLYEKTINKFKEQNIPYITVINKMDTIEKNKIDNINKIIENPILVSSNDINSILTLKDLIIKNLIKTKEDDTIIGNLLPYNSKVIMVVPIDSEAPKGRLILPQVQLIRDCLDHGIKSYVVRDTELKSALDDIKNIDLVVTDSQAFKKVDKIVPKSIGLTSFSILFANYKGDLTTFVEGTKAINALNEDSKILISESCTHNYSHEDIGRIKIPNMINSHVDKKLNYEFKMGGDFPQDVDKYDLIIHCGACMVNKKSMDSKLKLCKEKNVPITNYGILISYLTGILDKSIELFNIK, encoded by the coding sequence ATGAATACTACACCTAATGCCAATAGAATTCATGTAACTTTTATAGGTAAAACTAATTCTGGAAAGTCTTCTTTAATGAATGCACTAATAGGTCAAAATATATCTATTGTGTCGCCTATAGAAGGAACCACTACTGATCCTGTAAGTAAGGCTATGGAACTTATACCTTTAGGTCCAGTTTTATTTACAGATACTGCTGGATTAGAAGATAATACTGAACTGGGCAAAATAAGAATTGAAAAAACTTTAAATACTCTTTTAAAAACAGATTTTGCTGTATATGTTATGTCTGCTGAAGATATTGATATAAATTTATATGAAAAAACTATAAATAAATTTAAGGAACAAAATATTCCTTATATAACCGTTATAAACAAAATGGATACTATAGAAAAAAATAAAATAGATAATATAAATAAAATAATAGAAAATCCTATATTGGTTTCATCAAATGATATTAATAGTATCCTTACTTTAAAAGATTTAATAATAAAAAATTTAATTAAAACTAAAGAAGATGATACTATTATAGGTAATCTACTCCCATACAATAGCAAAGTAATTATGGTAGTACCTATAGATTCTGAAGCTCCAAAAGGTAGATTAATATTGCCACAAGTACAATTAATAAGAGATTGTTTAGATCATGGTATAAAAAGCTATGTAGTTAGGGATACAGAATTAAAATCTGCATTAGATGATATAAAAAATATAGATTTAGTTGTAACAGATTCACAAGCCTTTAAAAAAGTAGATAAGATTGTTCCTAAAAGCATAGGACTAACAAGCTTTTCTATTTTGTTTGCTAATTATAAAGGTGATTTGACAACTTTTGTAGAAGGAACTAAGGCTATAAATGCTTTAAATGAAGATTCTAAAATACTTATATCAGAAAGCTGTACACATAATTATTCTCATGAAGATATAGGCAGAATTAAAATACCAAACATGATTAATTCACATGTGGATAAAAAATTAAACTATGAATTTAAAATGGGTGGAGATTTTCCACAGGATGTGGATAAATACGATTTAATAATTCATTGTGGAGCTTGCATGGTAAATAAAAAATCTATGGATTCAAAGCTCAAATTATGTAAAGAAAAAAATGTACCCATCACCAACTATGGTATACTAATCTCTTATTTAACAGGTATATTAGATAAAAGTATAGAATTATTTAATATTAAATAA